Within the Carassius auratus strain Wakin chromosome 18, ASM336829v1, whole genome shotgun sequence genome, the region tggaaaagtgaTAAAAGGCAAAGAACTTTAACATTTGGATGTATATGCATAggatttactttattattatacttttttgcAGAAACAATGCACGTGGAACAATCTAGCTtatattgaaattgaaattagATCGAACTAAAAGGTCAAAGTATAAGGTGTATTGTGTTTGCATGAATGCATTAAATCTCAGGCTACTTAGGATTAGTGAACTGAAGAGGGTTTTAAAGGGGCTGCATCTCACAGTCTATGCATGACCTATTGCTGGAATTCACACCCAAATGAGAGCCTTATGAGGTCATTCTATGGAATTTGCAAGCTTCCCAGTCTACTGAAAATACCTCATGTGCAGGTAATGCAATCGCTGCATcacattaacaaaaactattttagcaTTTGATTCGGATGTATTTGCAAGGTACATTTACAAGGAACTTGGCAGTTACTGGTGTAAAACAGACATTGTGTAAAGCAGTTCTCAAGTAGctatataaaaaatgcaatgaataacTAAATTAGATAAATGAAATGGATAGCACTTTTGAGATATACAATCACTCATGTAAAATTAAgacataaaaaaatctgttttatatgaATGAAACTCCATGTAGAATAAAACTCATTAAAAGTGAATTAGTTACTTCTATTAAGCATAACGATAGAAATATGTGTTGAAATAGCATTGAGACCCCATATACTTCGCTTTGCGAAGTCTCTCTTTTCAAAGGTAGTCTTATTTTCCagtagtttttgtgtgtgtgtgtgtgtgtgtgtgtgtgtgtgtgtaaaatgagaaaatatacaaaaataaaaaataaacaaacctaATGCATCCAGAGCAATAGGTGTCAGCATAACGTTTGGAATAAATAAGTGAccactaaatataaataaaagctttCTGAGTGCACCTTTTTAGACTTTCAGTGGTTTGATATATTATGCAGTGCAGTTAAGGGCTGTTACAAAAGTTATAacttttgttaaaaaagaaaaaagaaaagaaaaaggcagGCCGTTGTAGATACATGCAAACCCCCTGAAACTCTTGAATAAAATTATGACCGGAGTAAAGATGCACTGACATCATCttggaaatgtttgttaaatatcTAATTCttggatttttacatttgttcTAATTTACTCGCAGTTCTTCCTCTGCTTCGAATAAACAATCATCTTAGTTAGGATATATGATGAGAAAAGAAATAGATGGATGTTACGCCTTTAAGAGTTAAGATATTTGAAACCTTGTTTGCGCAACAATCAGTGCAGCTCAGAGCCGCCAAAGTGTCTAGACTAGCACATGATGGTAGTCAGCCAATGGCTCCATCGCTCTCCTCGGGGGccctgtgtgtgcgcgcgcgtatgtgtgtgtgacgggggagagaaaaaaggaaaaaggcaGAGAaacggagaaagagagagagatctggGTTGCAGTTTGACCAGGTCTGAACACGGAACCAAGAGCACACTATAAGTCCGCGGATTGTTCATTTTCTGACCCCGGCGCACGCACAAGGATATTTTTGGATCATAAAAAAAGAGTGCGCTGGAATAGTGGAAAACAATCGCAATGGTGAATTCTGTGAGGAATTGTGCGTGGATTTAATTCGCCGAGGAGCAGCTTCATTCATGTCACCAGACCCGCTGTTGAAGAGTGGGTTTGAACGTGTTTCAAAGTCCGAAAACATTTGAGAGCGTGCGACTAGTGTAGTTTTTCGCGTTGGATTTTGACAACAGATGTCTTTGGTGTTGTTTAAACCCATAgtgcatttaaaatctaaaaagcaTCGCACTGTAGCGCCACTTTCCAAACATTTTCACATGTAGGCTACTTGACAGCGTTCTTCTAAAATGAATGCGTTCCTGTGTAGCCTTGCGGGTGTTTGATGTTCTcagttttttaatgcaatataacATTGTGCCTTCAAAACTAATGTTGTGGTTTTGCCACCAATATACGGTGCTCGGCTGTGCACGCGCTGCACGGCATTCGGCCAACATTAATGTTGCACGAGCTCAGAAATAGTTTCAAATCGCTAAGATCTGGACGTAAATAACTCATCTAGAGTTTCAAGTTGTCGTATGTTCAGGACGAAACGCTCAGGTCTTGTGCGGCGACTCTGGAGAAGCCGTTTGATTCCAGATAAAGAGGGGGGCGATGGATATGGCAAAAGCGGCGAGGGGTCTCGAGACGATCTGCTTGGCTCCAACCCAGAGAAAATTCCCAAGACGGAGTTCAGACCGATGACCCCGAGCGGGTCGCCTGGCGTGGACTATGGGGAAGTGTGTACGAGGAATCCCACTGCGAGCAGCGGTGGTGGCACCTCAGGGGGCGTCATGGACCAAGATGTGGGTACGGTGGGAAGCCCTCGGTCTGTGCAGGACAGCGATTGTAGAACAGTCACTTGCTGTTTATTTAAAGATCGGGACCATCATTCTGGGTCTAGAAGCCCGGAGCAAGGCTCGTGCCAGTTCGTGCTGAGGAACATTGGCTCTTCTAGGGACCCAGGTCCTCTTGAGAGCCAGGAGACGAAACCTCGCTCCGTCATGGAGCAGGAGCTCAAGACCGCCACCTATTCGCTATTAAAAAGGCTAAAGGAGAAAACCTTGGATACTTTGTTGGAAGCCGTGGAGTCCAAAGGAGGGATGCCGAGCGACTGTGTGATGGTATCGCGGACTGAGCTGCGGTTAGGCGGCCACTTGGCTCCTCCACAGCTGCTCATCTGTAAGCTTTACCGGTGGTCAGACCTGCAGCACACGGCCCAGCTTAAAGCGCTCTGTGAGTGCAAGAGCTTCGGAGCTCAGGACGGTCCGGTAGTGTGCTGCAATCCATATCATTATAGCCGACTCTGTGGGCCAGGTAAGCGAAAATCCCATTAACGGGTAGCCTAGCCTATGTCTAAAACCTGAACTGACTAGATTTTCTCATCATTAGCCTTCGCTTTCAACCTGCTGTTATGCCAAAGGGCTTTCCTCAGGGTTCCCCTAACAGATGCATTGAAGCTTTGTTGTTAAAGTGATTCATATACCACCAAATGCCATTGATAAAATGAGTGCAACAGCAAAGAAGAATTTCGCCTTGCTATTCAGTGTGAAAAGAAACGCTGTTAGTAAAATGCAAGCAATTACGTTTCAGTGCTTTAAATAGCTTATTAAGTACTGACAACAGTGACTTCAAAAGTAGCAGTTTGCACATTGTCCACAATGTAGCAGCCCTGTACTGTCCTGGTTTTATTTTCTGCTACATCATTTTCCATAAAAGTTGCATTGTATCAAGGAAAATACAAGCAtaataattgcatgtaaaatgcatgacgtttttaaaatgtattttatgcagGTTTCTGAATTGAAAGACAGTAGGTTATAGGTGTGACATTGATTAAATTAGGCTACTGCTTAGTTTATTAATTATCTGCTGGTAGCCGGCATGGGTTATGTATTCTCCAAATGACTGTATCTCAAATAGGCCAGTAGTATGGTTGAGacagtcatttttatttgatttagaaaATTTCATTAAAGTCTGATCTCATGTAAACACTGGCTGTGTGGCCTTAAAGATCTAAAATCCAAGTCCAAGCAATTTAAGGAACGCAAGTACATTTTCATTCCAATATTTTCCTAAGTCAAGTAATTAGCAATAGGCTATAATATAGCCATGCGCTGGCTACTTTCCTCTCACAAGGCTCACAATGACCAATACCTGTTAGTTTCTAAATTTCAGATGTTATTGTGATATGTTTAGTCTTAAACAACGCAAATGAGCAGATTAACTAGTTAAACCGCTCTTCACATGCTTCAAAATCCCACAGATTGATGGACTAACATAACGATTAGAATTCCTAGCATTCATATAATAGATTGACAATCATTTGTGGAGGACATTGGCAACCTGAGGCACTTGGCAAGCTATAAGTCAGTTTTTCCATAATAAATCCTTTCATATTAAGAGATAATTTTTAATCAAAGGCATCAAACTGACAATTACACTCTTTGCCCAGCGTTTTATTGGAGTTTCTCAGAGCAGAGACGCTTGAGGGAGACAGCAGCCCCTCTCTCTCCCCTCTGTTCTCTGTAGAGACACACATAGCTCACAGGCGCTCATGCGTGTCCCCATGAAGATGGTATTTCTTTCATGCGATTGAACAACAGAGCCCTCTCAATCTCCTAACTCCATCAATGGTTTTGACGGGGTTTCTCAAGGTTAATTTTCACAGACGACGTTAAAGAGAGAAATCCTATTGTTCAGACATTGCCCCATGTCTGTGAGTGCTTTTTTAATCAcgtaaaacagtgttttttttttttttttactaattggTTTGTTTATGAATGTTTAGCGATAAATACTTTTATATAGCTTTTTTGTAGCTAtagattaagatttttttgcaaTGACTTATCGGTTTGAAATGATATCAGTTTCAAGTTGTGCTTTAAAAgtcactttttttcccccaaggaGAACCCCTCATGCTATTTAGGTGAAGGAGTGGCGGTAATATACAGTTTGCATACAACTGGCGCCAGACTGACTCGCTGTGTATCTGAGTGACTGAGTTTAGGATCCTGGCAATTACTGCCGCCActcttaaagagacagtccactttatgcttttattttttcccccatgaCCAAGAGGCGAGGTCATTACTTGTCCAGAGACCTTTTCTTTTGTGCCTTCAAACTTTTAATGTTTTCCTTTATTACTAAACGAGTTTTTGCGTTTTGAAATTTAGAAAAAACTAATTATACTGGCTTATATACGTTATTTTTGTATTAGTCCATCACTGGTGTCAGTGTCATTAAATGGTGAATCACATATATAACCGCTTTTGTGTTTTATTCAGCTTCAGAAGAAATTTGCcttggaaaaaaatacaattaaatatttctgttttcttaTTAATCCAAGGTGTTGTTGTTTTAATCTACTTTTTAAATGGTATATTTGGTGTTTTGTTAGTTTACACTGTACAGAAACTCAATAGAAAATTATTTGATATAAAGTACACTGAGCTGCTATTAAAAGATAAGTTTGTGCATTTTGAAGTAAACAAGCATTACCTACCTGTATAGGAAATAACCAGACCAAAATGGAATCTTTCTccagtgattttatttatttatttttttggaaaaaataaaagaaaaactcaTGGTGTTAATAATGGGAAAATATGTTAACCAGAACTAAGAGTAGTACGCTCTCATTGATATCTCAAATCagtattatattaatacaaatatgaaaCAACTGAATATGCAAGAAAGGAAATGTGTGGAACTTTGTAAATGGCTGGCATTTGGATTTTTCAGAAATCAGGCACTTTTAGTGCAGTTTAGTGTATACAGATAACATATGGACCTAAAGTATACATACATTTTCTAAAGTACTGTAAACAAGATTGTACATATCATTTACATTGTGTTTTGTCATTAATATATTGCTATTTTTGTGAGCCACAGACCCAACCTAGCCTgtccaaattaaataatatatctaTACATAATTTCCCTTTTTTCTATTCCGATTGTAATCATACTGCTGTTATATTTTAGAGTCACCTCCTCCTCCATACTCAAGACTTTCCTCCAGCGAAGAACACAAGCCACTGGGTAAGTTTCACATACACACTCTAATtcttaattaaatatgtatttatttaagatgTCATTGTAAATGATCATGTACATGCACATTCTGAGGGAACAGATGATGTGAGATCATTTACTtgcaaatttaataaaataatctgtgTAACCAAATAACCTGGCCAAAATAAGGCAGTGTCATCAGTTGGCACCCACTGGTTGAATCCCTGGCTTTACGGAGAGCCAAAGGGGAAGCAAAAAGTAGAACAACGTGAAGAATTTTAATGGTGGCAATTAGGCACAGTGACCAACTGAGAGCCAGTGGAGGCTGCAGCCAGTATCCGGTGGGCCCATTTTCAGCATGCCAATCTGGAGCCGGCCTGGGCTCGGCCCTGTCTGTTGTGAGGGGTGCTGGGGCCTGGCACTGGGCTGGGAAATCCTCTCAGTGCCATAGCTCAACATCGGGCACACTGCTGACAGGAGGTGGTACCATCTGGAACTGATGCTTTGGTGGTTTGCACCTCAGCCTGATAACTCATTTATTTGTTAGTAGGATTGGCTCAATATCAACATATCAGCTGTaccaatgagatttcacaatTCTATACAGCAGAGCAAAATGAGTTAATAcgcttttatgtaaaaaaaaaaaaaaaaaaaaggaaataaactaACATTCAGTGTTTGTAGTCCATAgggtttatttagaaaaaaagtatCTTTTGTGCAGTtgtgcaccaaggctgcatttatgcgaataaaataactgttttctgtttttgtctgttttcagttttttaaaatgtttattctgtCCTTTGATGGTAAAGGTGAATTTTCATTAGCCAacacaccagtcttcagtgtcatatggtccttcagaaatcattgtaattttCCAAataggtgctcaagaaacatttaaaaattaatatttatgttaaaacattatatatatatatacattttttaagaatcaaaagaaataattagaaatagaaatcatttctaaaactgtaaattaataattaataataaaaagtataaaaaaatcttaatgaccccaaacttttgaagggtaaTGTAGGTATTTATATAATAGAAAACCATGGCATGTTGCttggtagctgtgcttttaacaTTCCTAGTTGTatcatcaaattaaaaaatgGATCAACAAACAAACTCTAACCAGAAGACCTCCTTTATCTCCTCAGATCTGTCAGATTCCACACTGTCTTACACTGAAACAGAGGCTGCCAGCTCGCCTAACGTCACCCAAGGGGAATTCTCAGGTGAGTTTAAAATATATCTGCTCTAAATTGTCGAGTTTCTGTGTTTTAATTCGGGCTGTTTGGAGTCTTCGTGTCAGCATGGCCTTTTATACCATTGTCAGACTTGTTGCTGTTTTTTCCAGTCCCGGAGAGCTCATGTGGTAACATCT harbors:
- the smad6b gene encoding mothers against decapentaplegic homolog 6b encodes the protein MFRTKRSGLVRRLWRSRLIPDKEGGDGYGKSGEGSRDDLLGSNPEKIPKTEFRPMTPSGSPGVDYGEVCTRNPTASSGGGTSGGVMDQDVGTVGSPRSVQDSDCRTVTCCLFKDRDHHSGSRSPEQGSCQFVLRNIGSSRDPGPLESQETKPRSVMEQELKTATYSLLKRLKEKTLDTLLEAVESKGGMPSDCVMVSRTELRLGGHLAPPQLLICKLYRWSDLQHTAQLKALCECKSFGAQDGPVVCCNPYHYSRLCGPESPPPPYSRLSSSEEHKPLDLSDSTLSYTETEAASSPNVTQGEFSDASLSPDAPKQSHWCNVAYWEHRTRVGRLYTVYQPAVSIFYDLPQGTGFCLGQLSLDQRSSTVQRTRSKIGYGLLLSKEPDGVWAYNRSQHPIFVNSPTLDVPGSRSLVVRKVMPGYSIKVFDYERSSMLRHGAESELLDGPYDPNSVRISFAKGWGPCYSRQFITSCPCWLEILLNNHR